One stretch of Carettochelys insculpta isolate YL-2023 chromosome 20, ASM3395843v1, whole genome shotgun sequence DNA includes these proteins:
- the LOC142023605 gene encoding sterile alpha motif domain-containing protein 9-like, with the protein MDYNTLPVGDWNECHVSAWLQCIGIKEEYVKKLSEEEVTGPVLKKINDSFLKNIGMKKGQIHILLCERNELLERLSKRTGAGQADNPIFKAPKTSSDSSNTINTQEKKVNSKIPAIVKVPAEKKESGLKSIQITRPKNVSTSQVTSHQNAASETDIFGTAEEPSREDTETSVSTLIRAENGKSHSVHEKRVKALTPSRFRPFSTQDINFKYVKNTVLSPETGVINLITPCHEYKSLANAIELDRPQLQAKFASEVIRFASACMNIRTNGTIHFGVMDRFEGDKDYEHGQIIGVPVRNKDVYVDALDKNIVKCFNKSEQEAARNCIRPPVFIEVIEKDTQDQHFVVEVDIEPSSSIVKGKIFEICLPKFNKDSNKTIYEKTPVLYQRLKANSEPVKNEEKKDFILGLQERDVRRATAESSNHEDFRKTSPDSARKLLVLLNDGKNYIDNFLNYILVTNRCGKEDLKFVNFLMRMNIFCVLDFDEDSNVSGLHANYKEHHTTNLHFLQDFANKSQMTTNEFKKHLGLFDNTCWIFCNGRSDYLGKEETLDENTWIRTKKKYLKKAISFFCDELLPKGSFMVLFLLCSPVEKPIVDTFHEFYTEMNGMDYILCISESKENYEKWANAAQASCSIETLEQRSIVGMKLSHVDATIQSMMPSAICPRHLPVSTKGVCALLTLEEEKMFSLEILCTNQCDDIRLDLLSTQEVEEIERTFYQGRRVSWKNFWLADKGSCGEVIEREACRDVHKILDDILHGNRLRYSVAKLKIFHHPGSGGSTIGRQVLWKRRKDLRCAVVKSTYPVATVCQHAVNFREYDENDIKNSLPVLLLVEDYDEDYFDELKHYLMEAMAARRVHSTKCCFILMGCKRSNVPETLCKASPLDAVAVTHKLSEQEKHLFKTKIENFEEQKDFKPGFIITFVLMSKEFKETYVREFVEHWMEGIDLSSPVTNLIRYVTLLNSYVHNSYISLSHCEAFLGLGVYTEKRLREYDFKNNLSEEARLIFIELRENTTYISCVQIIHHLVAKEILHQLSGSQPQSQIAMNLLQEKVLLHHRFGQEEFIKFIRDLFIRRDKKSRGDNTDSLFSPFIEHICKVENCGKAIEVLKTAYECLGKDAFFAQQLARLHYNYEKFEDAEYWAGVAKSHLPNDSFILDTEGQVYRKWFSFTVDNKTDEVTPDEVIQMIEIALKAMKCFRAAQQAAKAEIDSMNNAGYFGEVEVGCRLLKFLSTLEVFPKNTQGEHSELVRYLLTDYIPEEIKKPWEKLHSRLKGLCQNIYTALDWISEDLSYFQTDKNQNNEDEAVEKEEHVYNPRRWLKRQTELYGKFFTSESLTVPETKLVKQMNIYKYGGGSVSTILSLLSDSKDERSVNKLEKIISLYPDDPQKEILQDADLINYILCHITLACLSPGSSKLLPFRTLRNLSSRYSKQRRTGFPASAYFLLILLYWPDDALDTESNTDKDAILISSLQSMKHLYDIKMKNIAPRKKRIYTHFFLGKGTGAGKLVHRTKIDKLIKGSLNERRMKWLYGDVWKLNEVHSVLKRVTGWTAKGKIFAQGHAGAIPILPLHFDSVPPGNENVTFYLGFSFSGLVAYDIEVKK; encoded by the exons ATGG ACTACAACACATTACCTGTGGGTGACTGGAATGAGTGTCACGTCAGTGCCTGGCTACAGTGCATTGGAATAAAAGAGGAATATGTGAAAAAGCTATCAGAAGAAGAAGTAACTGGTCCAGTGCTTAAAAAAATAAACGATTCTTTCCTCAAAAACATTGGTATGAAAAAAGGCCAAATCCATATACTCCTGTGTGAAAGAAATGAACTTTTGGAACGTTTAAGCAAAAGAACAGGTGCAGGACAAGCAGATAATCCCATCTTTAAGGCACCAAAAACTTCTAGTGACAGTAGTAACACCATTAATACCCAAGAAAAGAAAGTGAATTCTAAAATACCTGCAATAGTGAAAGTACCAGCTGAAAAGAAAGAGAGTGGCTTAAAGAGCATCCAAATCACACGGCCTAAAAATGTATCAACTTCTCAAGTAACATCTCACCAGAATGCAGCGTCAGAAACAGACATCTTTGGTACAGCAGAAGAGCCTAGCAGGGAAGACACAGAAACATCAGTGTCGACTCTTATCAGGGCAGAAAATGGAAAAAGTCATTCAGTGCATGAAAAAAGAGTCAAAGCTTTAACTCCGAGTAGATTTCGACCATTCAGCACTCAagatattaattttaaatatgtgaaaAACACTGTCTTATCTCCTGAAACAGGAGTCATTAATTTAATCACTCCTTGCCATGAATACAAATCTCTTGCCAATGCTATAGAACTAGATCGCCCACAACTGCAAGCAAAGTTTGCCTCTGAAGTGATTCGATTTGCCTCAGCCTGCATGAATATCCGAACCAATGGAACGATACACTTTGGTGTCATGGACAGGTTTGAAGGTGACAAAGATTATGAACATGGGCAAATAATAGGCGTGCCAGTTAGAAACAAAGATGTCTATGTTGATGCGTTGGATAAAAACATTGTAAAGTGTTTCAATAAATCTGAACAAGAAGCTGCAAGAAATTGCATTCGCCCTCCTGTTTTTATTGAAGTGATTGAGAAGGACACACAAGACCAACATTTTGTGGTGGAGGTCGATATTGAACCATCATCAAGCATAGTGAAGGGAAAGATTTTTGAAATATGCTTACCTAAATTTAACAAAGACAGCAATAAGACAATCTATGAAAAGACTCCAGTTCTCTATCAAAGGCTTAAGGCCAATTCTGAACCTGtaaagaatgaagaaaaaaaggATTTTATTCTGGGTTTACAAGAGAGGGATGTTCGAAGAGCAACGGCTGAGTCCTCTAATCATGAAGACTTTAGGAAAACTTCCCCAGATTCAGCACGTAAATTATTAGTCCTATTAAATGATGGCAAGAATTATATAGATAACTTCTTGAATTACATCCTTGTCACAAACAGATGTGGAAAGGAAGATCTTAAGTTTGTCAACTTTTTAATGCGCATGAATATTTTCTGTGTACTAGATTTTGATGAGGATTCCAATGTGTCAGGTTTACATGCCAACTACAAAGAGCATCATACAACAAATTTGCATTTCTTGCAagattttgccaacaaaagccagATGACCACCAATGAATTCAAAAAACATTTGGGCCTATTTGATAACACCTGCTGGATATTTTGCAATGGACGTAGTGACTACCTTGGGAAGGAAGAAACTTTGGATGAAAATACGTGGATTAGAACTAAAAAGAAGTATCTTAAGAAAGCTATATCTTTCTTTTGTGATGAACTCCTTCCTAAGGGATCTTTTATGGTACTTTTCCTCCTGTGCTCACCTGTGGAGAAGCCAATTGTAGACACCTTCCACGAATTCTATACGGAAATGAATGGCATGGATTACATCTTATGCATTTCAGAGTCCAAAGAAAATTATGAAAAGTGGGCTAATGCAGCTCAGGCATCTTGTAGCATTGAGACACTAGAACAGAGGAGCATTGTGGGCATGAAACTCAGCCATGTAGATGCCACTATTCAAAGCATGATGCCCTCTGCAATATGTCCCAGACATTTACCAGTTTCCACAAAAGGTGTGTGTGCGCTTCTGACactggaagaagagaaaatgtTTTCCCTTGAAATTTTGTGTACAAATCAATGTGATGATATCAGATTGGATCTTCTGAGCACACAAGAAGTAGAGGAGATAGAACGGACATTTTACCAGGGTAGAAGAGTCAGCTGGAAAAACTTCTGGCTTGCTGATAAAGGGAGCTGTGGAGAAGTCATTGAACGAGAGGCCTGCAGAGATGTTCATAAAATCTTAGATGATATTTTGCATGGGAACAGACTCAGGTATTCTGTggctaaattaaaaatatttcatcatcCTGGAAGTGGAGGAAGCACCATTGGAAGGCAAGTACTATGGAAAAGAAGAAAGGATTTAAGATGCGCTGTGGTCAAATCCACATACCCAGTGGCAACTGTCTGCCAACATGCAGTTAATTTTAGAGAATATGATGAGAATGACATAAAGAATTCTCTTCCAGTCCTCCTCCTGGTGGAAGACTATGATGAAGATTATTTTGATGAATTAAAACATTATTTGATGGAAGCAATGGCAGCTCGAAGAGTACATTCTACCAAATGTTGTTTCATACTCATGGGCTGTAAACGATCTAATGTCCCTGAAACACTTTGCAAAGCTTCTCCCCTTGATGCAGTTGCTGTCACTCACAAACTGTCAGAACAAGAGAAACACCTGTTTAAAACCAAAATTGAAAATTTTGAAGAGCAGAAGGACTTTAAGCCTGGATTTATAATTACATTTGTCTTGATGAGTAAGGAGTTTAAAGAAACATACGTGAGGGAGTTCGTAGAGCACTGGATGGAAGGCATAGACCTTTCTTCCCCTGTTACTAATTTAATTAGGTATGTAACTTTGCTCAATTCCTATGTACATAATTCATATATTTCATTGTCACACTGTGAGGCTTTTCTAGGGCTGGGAGTATATACCGAAAAGAGACTGCGAGAGTATGATTTCAAAAATAACTTAAGTGAAGAGGCAAGACTTATTTTCATTGAATTAAGAGAAAATACCACCTACATTTCATGTGTTCAAATAATACATCACCTGGTTGCAAAAGAAATTCTGCATCAGCTCTCAGGAAGTCAGCCTCAGAGTCAAATTGCAATGAACCTTCTCCAAGAAAAAGTGCTGTTACACCACAGATTTGGACAAGAGGAATTCATAAAATTCATCAGAGATCTGTTCATACGACGTGACAAGAAGAGCAGGGGAGACAATACTGACAGTCTCTTCTCTCCATTCATTGAGCATATCTGTAAGGTTGAAAACTGTGGAAAAGCGATAGAGGTTTTAAAAACAGCCTACGAATGCCTGGGAAAGGATGCTTTCTTTGCCCAGCAGCTTGCTCGACTGCATTACAATTATGAAAAATTTGAGGATGCAGAGTATTGGGCAGGAGTAGCCAAATCTCATTTGCCAAATGATTCTTTTAttttggatacagaaggtcaaGTATACAGGAAATGGTTTAGTTTTACTGTAGACAACAAGACAGATGAGGTCACTCCTGATGAAGTCATTCAGATGATAGAAATTGCCCTTAAAGCTATGAAATGCTTCAGGGCTGCACAACAGGCTGCAAAGGCAGAGATCGACAGCATGAATAACGCTGGCTACTTTGGAGAGGTTGAAGTGGGATGTCGTCTACTAAAATTCTTGTCTACACTTGAGGTATTTCCTAAAAACACACAAGGAGAACATTCTGAGCTTGTGCGTTATTTGCTAACAGACTACATTCCTGAGGAAATTAAAAAACCATGGGAAAAGCTTCATAGCCGTTTAAAAGGCTTATGCCAGAACATTTATACTGCTCTGGACTGGATTTCGGAAGACCTAAGTTACTTCCAAACTGATAAAAATCAGAACAATGAAGATGAGGCTGTGGAGAAGGAAGAGCATGTTTACAATCCCAGAAGGTGGTTGAAAAGACAGACTGAGTTGTATGGCAAATTCTTTACCTCAGAGTCCCTTACTGTACCCGAAACCAAATTAGTCAAACAGATGAACATTTATAAGTATGGTGGTGGCAGCGTCAGTACCATTCTTTCATTGTTGTCAGATTCAAAGGATGAGAGGTCAGTTAATAAGCTAGAAAAAATAATTAGCTTATATCCAGATGACCCACAGAAAGAAATCTTGCAGGATGCTGATCTCATCAATTACATTTTGTGTCACATCACATTAGCTTGTTTATCTCCTGGGTCTTCCAAACTTCTTCCATTTCGAACACTCAGAAACCTCAGTAGTAGATACTCTAAACAGAGAAGAACAGGATTTCCAGCAAGTGCCTATTTTTTGCTCATCTTGCTGTACTGGCCAGATGATGCATTAGACACAGAATCTAATACAGACAAAGATGCTATTCTCATATCCTCACTTCAGTCCATGAAGCACTTGTATGACATCAAGATGAAAAACATTGCTCCAAGAAAaaagagaatctacacacattttttcctgGGAAAAGGCACTGGTGCAGGAAAGCTAGTACACAGAACTAAAATTGATAAATTAATAAAGGGCTCCTtaaatgaacgacgaatgaaatgGTTATATGGAGATGTCTGGAAACTAAATGAAGTTCATAGTGTCCTAAAAAGAGTGACTGGCTGGACAGCgaaaggaaaaatatttgcaCAGGGTCATGCTGGAGCGATTCCTATTTTGCCTTTGCATTTTGATTCAGTGCCTCCAGGTAATGAAAATGTGACGTTTTATTTAGGATTTTCATTCAGTGGGCTTGTTGCCTATGACATTGaagtcaaaaaataa